A single Bos mutus isolate GX-2022 chromosome 25, NWIPB_WYAK_1.1, whole genome shotgun sequence DNA region contains:
- the FUS gene encoding RNA-binding protein FUS isoform X1, which produces MASNDYTQQATQSYGAYPTQPGQGYSQQSNQPYGQQSYGGYGQSTDTSGYGQSSYGGSYGQTQNTGYSTQSAPQGYSSAGGYGSSQSSQSSYGQQSSYPGYGQQPAPSSTSGSYGSSSQSSGYGQPQGGGYGQQSGYGGQQQSYGQQQSYNPPQGYGQQNQYNSSGGGGGGGGGSYGQDQPSMSSGGGGGGYGNQDQSGGYGGGQQDRGGRGRGGGGGYNRSSGGYEPRGRGGGRGGRGGMGGSDRGGFNKFGGPRDQGSRHDSEQDNSDNNTIFVQGLGENVTIESVADYFKQIGIIKTNKKTGQPMINLYTDRETGKLKGEATVSFDDPPSAKAAIDWFDGKEFSGNPIKVSFATRRADFNRGGGNGRGGRGRGGPMGRGGYGGGGSGGGGRGGFPSGGGGGGGQQRAGDWKCPNPTCENMNFSWRNECNQCKAPKPDGPGGGPGGSHMGGNYGDDRRGGRGGYDRGGYRGRGGDRGGFRGGRGGGDRGGFGPGKMDSRGEHRQDRRERPY; this is translated from the exons ACTATACCCAACAAGCAACCCAAAG CTACGGGGCCTACCCAACTCAGCCTGGGCAGGGCTACTCCCAGCAGAGCAATCAACCCTACGGGCAACAGAGTTACGGTGGCTACGGCCAGTCTACGGACACTTCGGGCTATGGCCAGAGCAGCTACGGTGGTTCTTATGGACAGACCCAGAACA caGGCTACAgcacacagtcagctccccaggGATATAGCTCAGCTGGTGGCTATGGCAGTAGCCAGAGTTCTCAGTCATCTTATGGGCAACAGTCCTCGTATCCTGGCTATGGCCAGCAGCCAGCTCCTAGCAGCACCTCAGGAAG tTACGGTAGCAGTTCTCAAAGCAGCGGCTATGGGCAGCCCCAGGGTGGAGGCTACGGCCAGCAGTCTGGCTATGGTGGGCAGCAGCAAAGCTATGGACAGCAGCAGAGCTATAACCCGCCTCAGGGCTATGGGCAGCAGAACCAGTACAACAGTAGCGGTGGCGGCGGAGGGGGTGGCGGAG GTAGCTATGGCCAAGATCAGCCCTCCATGAGcagtggtggcggtggtggtggttatGGCAACCAGGACCAGAGTGGTGGCTACGGGGGAGGCCAGCAGGACCGTGGGGGCCGTGGCCGGGGCGGTGGCGGTGGTTACAACCGCAGCAGTGGTGGCTACGAACCCAGAGGTCGTGGAGGTGGCCGTGGAGGCAGAGGCGGCATGGG CGGAAGTGACCGTGGTGGCTTCAATAAATTTGGTG GCCCTCGGGACCAAGGATCACGTCATGACTCTG AACAGGATAATTCAGACAACAACACCATCTTCGTGCAAGGGCTGGGCGAGAATGTTACAATTGAGTCTGTAGCTGATTACTTCAAGCAGATTGGTATCATTAAG acaaataagaaaacaggacAGCCCATGATTAATCTGTACACAGACAGGGAAACAGGCAAGCTGAAGGGAGAGGCCACCGTATCATTTGATGACCCACCTTCCGCCAAAGCAgctattgactggtttgatg GTAAAGAATTCTCTGGGAATCCTATCAAGGTCTCATTTGCTACTCGGCGAGCAGACTTCAATCGGGGTGGTGGTAATGGTCGTGGAGGCCGAGGGCGAGGAG GACCTATGGGCCGTGGAGGCTATGGAGGTGGTGGCAGCGGCGGCGGTGGCCGAGGAGGATTCCCCAGTGGCGGTGGCGGTGGAGGAGGACAGCAGCGAGCAGGGGACTGGAAGTGTCCTAATCC TACCTGTGAGAACATGAACTTCTCTTGGAGGAATGAATGTAACCAGTGTAAGGCCCCTAAACCAGATGGCCCAGGAGGGGGACCAGGAGGCTCTCATATGG ggGGTAACTACGGAGATGATCGTCGTGGTGGCAGAGGAGGCTATGATCGGGGTGGCTACCGAGGCCGAGGAGGGGACCGTGGGGGCTTCCGAGGGGGCCGGGGTGGTGGGGACAGAGGTGGTTTCGGCCCTGGCAAGATGGACTCCAG GGGTGAGCACAGACAGGATCGCAGGGAGAGGCCGTACTAG
- the LOC102270806 gene encoding apoptosis-associated speck-like protein containing a CARD codes for MGCTRDAILDALENLTADELKKFKMKLLSVPLREGYGRIPRGTLLPLDAVDLTDKLVSYYLEAYGAELTALVLRDMGMQEVAEQLQETMSKGPRNVLAEVRDPLQKTAKPGLHFVDQHRAALIARVTVVDGVLDALYGKVLTEEQYQAVRAERTSSDKMRKLFSFSPAWNMTCKDLLLQALRDTQPYLVDDLEQS; via the exons ATGGGGTGCACACGCGATGCCATCCTGGATGCGCTAGAGAACCTGACAGCGGACGAGCTCAAAAAGTTCAAGATGAAGCTGCTTTCAGTGCCGCTGCGGGAAGGCTATGGACGCATCCCCCGGGGGACCCTGCTGCCCCTGGATGCCGTGGACCTCACCGACAAGCTCGTCAGCTACTATCTGGAGGCGTATGGTGCCGAGCTCACGGCGCTTGTGCTTCGCGACATGGGCATGCAGGAGGTGGCGGAGCAGCTGCAGGAGACCATGAGCAAGG GCCCTAGAAACGTGCTAGCCGAGGTCAGGGACCCTCTCCAGAAGACAGCCAAGCCAG GACTGCACTTTGTGGACCAGCATCGGGCGGCTCTCATCGCACGGGTCACAGTCGTGGATGGGGTGCTGGATGCCCTGTATGGGAAGGTCCTGACAGAGGAGCAGTACCAGGCAGTGCGGGCGGAGCGCACTAGTTCGGACAAGATGAGGAAGCTCTTCAGCTTTTCTCCAGCCTGGAATATGACCTGCAAGGATCTGCTCCTCCAGGCGCTGAGGGACACCCAGCCCTACCTGGTGGACGACCTGGAGCAGAGCTGA
- the TRIM72 gene encoding tripartite motif-containing protein 72 gives MSAAPGLLHQELSCPLCLQLFDAPVTAECGHSFCRACLSRVAGEPAADGTVLCPSCQAPTRPQALSTNLQLARLVEGLAQVPQGHCEEHLDPLSIYCEQDRALVCGVCASLGSHRGHRLLPAAEAHARLKTQLPQQKMQLQEACMRKEKSVALLEHQLLEVEETVRQFRGAVGEQLGKMRLFLAALEGSLDREAERVRGEAGVALRRELGSLNSYLEQLRQMEKVLEEVADKPQTEFLMKYCLVTSRLQKILAESPPPARLDIQLPIISDDFKFQVWRKMFRALMPARQELTFDPSTAHPSLVLSNSGRCVECSEQKAPPAGEDPRQFDKAVAVVTHQLLSEGEHYWEVEVGDKPRWALGVIGAQAGRRGRLHAVPSQGLWLLGLRDGKILEAHVEAKEPRALRTPERRPTRIGIYLSFGDGVLSFYDASDPDALELLFAFHERLPGPVYPFFDVCWHDKGKNAQPLLLVGPEVSGGSGSEA, from the exons ATGTCGGCCGCGCCCGGCCTCCTGCACCAGGAGCTGTCCTGCCCGCTGTGCCTGCAGCTGTTCGACGCGCCCGTGACTGCCGAGTGCGGCCACAGCTTCTGTCGCGCCTGCCTGAGCCGCGTGGCCGGGGAGCCGGCGGCGGACGGCACGGTGCTCTGCCCGAGCTGCCAGGCCCCCACGCGGCCGCAGGCGCTCAGCACCAACCTGCAGCTGGCGCGTCTGGTGGAGGGGCTGGCGCAGGTGCCGCAGGGCCACTGCGAGGAGCACCTGGACCCGCTGAGCATCTACTGCGAGCAGGACCGCGCGCTCGTGTGCGGCGTGTGCGCCTCGCTCGGCTCCCACCGCGGCCACCGCCTGCTGCCGGCCGCCGAAGCCCACGCGCGCCTCAAG aCGCAGCTCCCACAGCAGAAGATGCAGCTGCAGGAGGCTTGTATGCGGAAGGAGAAGAGCGTGGCCCTGCTGGAGCATCAGCTGCTGGAAGTGGAG GAGACGGTGCGTCAGTTCAGGGGGGCAGTGGGGGAACAACTGGGCAAGATGCGTTTGTTCCTGGCTGCCCTGGAAGGCTCCTTGGATCGTGAAGCCGAGCGAGTGCGGGGTGAGGCGGGGGTCGCCTTGCGGCGGGAGCTGGGGAGCCTGAACTCTTACCTGGAGCAGCTGCGGCAGATGGAGAAGGTGCTGGAGGAGGTGGCAGACAAGCCTCAGACAGAGTTCCTCATG aaATACTGCCTGGTGACCAGCAG gctgcagAAGATCCTGGCAGAGTCACCACCACCTGCCCGTCTGGACATCCAGCTGCCCATCATCTCAgatgacttcaaattccaggtgTGGAGGAAGATGTTCCGGGCTCTGATGCCAG CGCGGCAGGAGCTGACCTTTGACCCGAGCACGGCGCACCCGAGCCTCGTGCTGTCCAATTCGGGCCGCTGCGTGGAGTGCTCGGAGCAGAAGGCGCCGCCGGCCGGAGAGGACCCCCGCCAGTTCGACAAGGCGGTGGCGGTGGTGACGCACCAGCTGCTCTCCGAGGGCGAGCACTactgggaggtggaggtgggcGACAAGCCGCGCTGGGCGCTGGGCGTGATCGGCGCCCAGGCCGGTCGCCGCGGCCGGCTGCACGCGGTGCCCTcgcaggggctctggctgctcGGGCTGCGCGACGGCAAGATCCTGGAGGCTCACGTCGAAGCCAAGGAGCCGCGCGCGCTGCGCACCCCGGAGAGGCGGCCCACGCGCATCGGGATCTACTTGAGCTTCGGCGACGGCGTCCTCTCCTTCTACGACGCCAGCGACCCCGACGCGCTGGAGCTGCTCTTCGCCTTCCATGAGCGCCTGCCGGGGCCCGTGTACCCCTTCTTCGATGTGTGCTGGCACGACAAGGGCAAAAATGCGCAGCCGCTGCTGCTCGTGGGGCCCGAAGTCAGCGGCGGCTCCGGCTCGGAGGCTTGA
- the FUS gene encoding RNA-binding protein FUS isoform X2, with protein sequence MASNDYTQQATQSYGAYPTQPGQGYSQQSNQPYGQQSYGGYGQSTDTSGYGQSSYGGSYGQTQNSYSTQSAPQGYSSAGGYGSSQSSQSSYGQQSSYPGYGQQPAPSSTSGSYGSSSQSSGYGQPQGGGYGQQSGYGGQQQSYGQQQSYNPPQGYGQQNQYNSSGGGGGGGGGSYGQDQPSMSSGGGGGGYGNQDQSGGYGGGQQDRGGRGRGGGGGYNRSSGGYEPRGRGGGRGGRGGMGGSDRGGFNKFGGPRDQGSRHDSEQDNSDNNTIFVQGLGENVTIESVADYFKQIGIIKTNKKTGQPMINLYTDRETGKLKGEATVSFDDPPSAKAAIDWFDGKEFSGNPIKVSFATRRADFNRGGGNGRGGRGRGGPMGRGGYGGGGSGGGGRGGFPSGGGGGGGQQRAGDWKCPNPTCENMNFSWRNECNQCKAPKPDGPGGGPGGSHMGGNYGDDRRGGRGGYDRGGYRGRGGDRGGFRGGRGGGDRGGFGPGKMDSRGEHRQDRRERPY encoded by the exons ACTATACCCAACAAGCAACCCAAAG CTACGGGGCCTACCCAACTCAGCCTGGGCAGGGCTACTCCCAGCAGAGCAATCAACCCTACGGGCAACAGAGTTACGGTGGCTACGGCCAGTCTACGGACACTTCGGGCTATGGCCAGAGCAGCTACGGTGGTTCTTATGGACAGACCCAGAACA GCTACAgcacacagtcagctccccaggGATATAGCTCAGCTGGTGGCTATGGCAGTAGCCAGAGTTCTCAGTCATCTTATGGGCAACAGTCCTCGTATCCTGGCTATGGCCAGCAGCCAGCTCCTAGCAGCACCTCAGGAAG tTACGGTAGCAGTTCTCAAAGCAGCGGCTATGGGCAGCCCCAGGGTGGAGGCTACGGCCAGCAGTCTGGCTATGGTGGGCAGCAGCAAAGCTATGGACAGCAGCAGAGCTATAACCCGCCTCAGGGCTATGGGCAGCAGAACCAGTACAACAGTAGCGGTGGCGGCGGAGGGGGTGGCGGAG GTAGCTATGGCCAAGATCAGCCCTCCATGAGcagtggtggcggtggtggtggttatGGCAACCAGGACCAGAGTGGTGGCTACGGGGGAGGCCAGCAGGACCGTGGGGGCCGTGGCCGGGGCGGTGGCGGTGGTTACAACCGCAGCAGTGGTGGCTACGAACCCAGAGGTCGTGGAGGTGGCCGTGGAGGCAGAGGCGGCATGGG CGGAAGTGACCGTGGTGGCTTCAATAAATTTGGTG GCCCTCGGGACCAAGGATCACGTCATGACTCTG AACAGGATAATTCAGACAACAACACCATCTTCGTGCAAGGGCTGGGCGAGAATGTTACAATTGAGTCTGTAGCTGATTACTTCAAGCAGATTGGTATCATTAAG acaaataagaaaacaggacAGCCCATGATTAATCTGTACACAGACAGGGAAACAGGCAAGCTGAAGGGAGAGGCCACCGTATCATTTGATGACCCACCTTCCGCCAAAGCAgctattgactggtttgatg GTAAAGAATTCTCTGGGAATCCTATCAAGGTCTCATTTGCTACTCGGCGAGCAGACTTCAATCGGGGTGGTGGTAATGGTCGTGGAGGCCGAGGGCGAGGAG GACCTATGGGCCGTGGAGGCTATGGAGGTGGTGGCAGCGGCGGCGGTGGCCGAGGAGGATTCCCCAGTGGCGGTGGCGGTGGAGGAGGACAGCAGCGAGCAGGGGACTGGAAGTGTCCTAATCC TACCTGTGAGAACATGAACTTCTCTTGGAGGAATGAATGTAACCAGTGTAAGGCCCCTAAACCAGATGGCCCAGGAGGGGGACCAGGAGGCTCTCATATGG ggGGTAACTACGGAGATGATCGTCGTGGTGGCAGAGGAGGCTATGATCGGGGTGGCTACCGAGGCCGAGGAGGGGACCGTGGGGGCTTCCGAGGGGGCCGGGGTGGTGGGGACAGAGGTGGTTTCGGCCCTGGCAAGATGGACTCCAG GGGTGAGCACAGACAGGATCGCAGGGAGAGGCCGTACTAG